From Planococcus halocryophilus, the proteins below share one genomic window:
- the speD gene encoding adenosylmethionine decarboxylase, translating into METMGRHVIAELWQCDFDKLNDMDFIEQTFVDAALKSGAEVREVAFHKFAPQGVSGVVIISESHLTIHSFPEHGYASVDVYTCGDLDPTIAAEYIAEALGSTSRELVEIPRGMGPVSVEKSKVSVTV; encoded by the coding sequence ATGGAAACAATGGGACGTCACGTAATTGCAGAACTTTGGCAGTGTGATTTTGACAAATTAAACGATATGGATTTTATCGAACAAACTTTTGTTGATGCAGCACTCAAATCTGGAGCTGAAGTAAGAGAGGTAGCTTTTCATAAATTCGCACCACAAGGTGTTAGCGGAGTTGTGATTATCTCAGAATCTCACTTAACAATCCACAGTTTTCCAGAACACGGCTATGCGAGTGTAGATGTTTACACTTGCGGCGATCTTGATCCGACTATTGCAGCGGAATATATCGCAGAAGCACTAGGTTCAACATCACGTGAGCTTGTAGAAATACCACGTGGTATGGGTCCAGTAAGTGTTGAAAAATCCAAAGTTTCAGTAACTGTATAA
- the nrdR gene encoding transcriptional regulator NrdR: protein MKCPACQHNGTRVVDSRPIDEMKSIRRRRECEACGYRFTTFEKVEEMPLIVVKKDGSREEFSREKVLRGLIRACEKRPVSLEVLEEVVFTIEKDLRREGNPEVKSEEVGELVMNRLATIDEVAYVRFASVYRQFKDITVFIDELKDLLNKGPEGKKID from the coding sequence ATGAAATGTCCAGCTTGCCAACATAACGGCACACGCGTTGTCGATTCCAGGCCAATAGACGAAATGAAATCAATCAGAAGAAGAAGAGAATGCGAAGCTTGCGGATATCGCTTTACCACTTTTGAAAAAGTGGAAGAGATGCCACTGATTGTCGTCAAAAAAGATGGCTCGCGTGAAGAATTTAGCCGTGAGAAAGTTCTACGCGGATTAATTCGCGCGTGTGAAAAGCGGCCGGTATCTTTAGAAGTGCTGGAGGAAGTCGTATTTACCATTGAAAAAGACCTTCGACGAGAAGGCAATCCGGAAGTAAAGTCTGAAGAGGTTGGGGAATTGGTTATGAACCGATTAGCAACCATTGACGAAGTGGCGTATGTTCGCTTTGCTTCGGTGTATCGCCAATTTAAAGACATTACCGTTTTCATCGACGAACTAAAGGATTTATTAAACAAAGGACCAGAAGGCAAGAAAATCGATTGA